The genome window ACGTTGAAAAAAACGTGCTGTCCAGACGCACAAAATCCGGCGTGACGCGATAAAGAAACTCGATGCAATAGCGCTCAAGAAATTGCTCGTTGGCTTTATCGTCGAACTTTATTGCTGTTCCATAGCCGCGATCCTGATAGTTTTTCAACCCTTCCAGCAGCAGCTTCAACTGCCGATCATACACCGGAGTTATCGGCACCGTGATGACAACCCGGCGCGGCTGCAGCCCGCAACGAAAAATCACCTCTTCGAAGTAAGCGCCGTGATCGCGCTTCACTCCCAGCACATGACGCGGATGCACCTGCAAAAACAGATGATAGTCCTCATGAGCAATCGGCAGGTAGTTCAGCATATGTATGGTGCGGCACAACCTGTCCAGGTTGATAATGTTACCGATGTCGGCATCGTGATAAACCCGCGCAGAAGAGGCAAGCCCTGCATCGGACTGAAAAGCCTGCAATATCGCATCGTGTCCCACTATACGATCAACCTCGCTTGAGTGATGTATGGGTTCGAATTCGGTAGCCAGACGCAATTCCCCGAAACGACCCGCTACCTGCCCCGCGCGCACAGTCAAAGGCGGCTTGGTCAATCCCTGCTCGTTACTGATACGCTGATTAAAATACTCGACTAAATCGGATAATGGCATAACGCTCACCTTGTTAATTCATTTTACCAGGGAAGCCCGTTATGCCCTGACAGATGGCATAACGGTCAAACAAACTTATAACAACATCGCATAACTTCTCCTCCACAAAAGTTGAGCAATCATCACGTCGGCGGCGCGCCGGAAATATTGGCTTCCATGCATGCATCCCTGCCGCTTTCCCTGCCTCAGCACTAGAGGCGCCACCCCGCATTTATCAGAAGGGGAGGTTACTCAGCTATCCGCTTTGGGTCTGCAGGTTAGAAGCCAGAGT of Candidatus Methylospira mobilis contains these proteins:
- a CDS encoding EAL domain-containing protein; the protein is MPLSDLVEYFNQRISNEQGLTKPPLTVRAGQVAGRFGELRLATEFEPIHHSSEVDRIVGHDAILQAFQSDAGLASSARVYHDADIGNIINLDRLCRTIHMLNYLPIAHEDYHLFLQVHPRHVLGVKRDHGAYFEEVIFRCGLQPRRVVITVPITPVYDRQLKLLLEGLKNYQDRGYGTAIKFDDKANEQFLERYCIEFLYRVTPDFVRLDSTFFSTLKKESEDMRRKTTLLSVIHGMDTQLLVEGVLNEKDFLLAKVLRADLVKGAYYDRRTEPLRQVVAG